GTGCCACCATCGCCGCCGGCAGCCAGCCATGAAACGGCATCACCCCGGCCTTGGCGAAACCGAGCACGAACAGCAGCAGCAACAGGCTCAGGGTTGCCGGCGAGGCCTTGCCGGCAAGAATCCCGCCGTGGGTGAAGTCAAGGGTTCCGGTCAGCTGGTAAACGATCAGCATCGCCGGCAGCACCAGGCCGATGGAGGTGCCGAGGATGTAGGTCAGATACTTGCGCCCCGAGGCTCGCGCCTCGGCGTTCTGCTCGTGGGTGACCAGCGGATAGGTCGACAGCGAAAGGACCTCGTAGAAGAGGTACAGGGTCAGCAGGTTGGCGGAAAAGGCGACGCCGATGGTGGCGGCGATGGCGACAGCGAAGGAGGCGAAGTAACGGGTCTGGTCGTGCTCCTTGAGGGCCCGCATGTAGCCGATGGAATAGATGGAGGTGAAGATCCAGAGAAACGAGGCGACCAGCGCGAAAAACATCCCCAGGGCATCGACCCGCAACTGGATGGGCACGCCTGGCAACACCTCAGCCAGGGTGAGGACGAAACCACCACCAGCCAGCACTGCCGGCAACATCGAGGCGACTATAGTGAACATGCCGACGCCTGCCAGCAGTGTCCAGCTCTCACGCAGATTGGGAGTGCGTCCGGAGAGCATGATCGGCACGGTAGCGAGCAAGGGGAGCATGACGGCCGCCAGCGGCCAGAAGGAATGGGCGTAGACCATGATTTATCCAGCATCCATTAGGAAAGACATCAAGGGGAGCGTTATTACGGCCCTCCCCTGCAAGGCAGGCTAGAACCCTCCAGGAATCGCCATCCGGATCACCCCGCTGACCAGTGGCCCGGAGCCGAAACCGACCGCGATCAGAGCAAGCGCCGCCAGCACGACCGGTGCGAGCATCAGCAGCGGCGCTTCCTCAACCTGGAGCGCCGCATGCCCGTGGTCATGGCCGTGGCCGTGGCCCGCCTCGCCGGTGCGGAAGTAGGCGATCTCGATGATGCGGAAAAACAGCACCGCGTTCACCAGGCTGCTGAACAGCAAGGCCGCCACATATCCCCACTGCCCTGCCTCGATGCCGCCCAGCAGCAGGTACCATTTGCTGAAAAAACCGGCCGTCGGCGGTACCCCGATCATCGAAAAGGCGCCGACGGTGAAGGCGGCCATGGTAATCGGCATCCGCCGGTACAACCCCTTGAGGCGGCCAAACTCGAGACTGCCGGTGCGATAGGCGATGGCCGCGGCGGCCAGGAAGAGGCAGAGGGTCATCAAGGCATCGTTGACGATGTGCAGGATGGCTCCGGTCATTCCCTGGGTGTTGGCGAGCCAGACCCCGCCGACCATGTAGCCGACCTCGGCCACGATGATATAGGTCAGCATCCGCTTCAAATCCCGCTGGGCCAGGGCCAGGGCCGATGCGCAGACGATCCCCAGGGCCGCGGCCCAGACGATGAGCGATTGCACACCGGCATGCTGGACGAACTCGTATTCCGGGGAGAAGATGGAAAACATCACCCGGATCATCAGGAAGACCGTGACCTTGGTCATCAGCGGTGCGATCATCACACCGGCCCCGGATGGCGCCAGGGAATAGGCGTTGGGGAGCCAGCCGTGCAGGGGGAAGAAACCCATCTTGATCCACAGCCCGACCAGGATGAAGGCGAAGGCGGTGGCGAGGGCGGCGCCCGCCGGCATACCGGCAAGGATGCGGGCAATGTCCGCCATGTTCAGAGAGCCGGTGAGCAGATAGAGGTAGCCGACCCCCAGCAGATAAAAGCAGGCGCCAATCGAGCCCATGATGATGTAGTTGAAACTCGCCAGCGGCGCCCGGCCCCGGCCGATGCCGATCAGCCCGTAGGTGGTGATGGAGGTGATCTCCAGCAGGACGTAGAGATTGAAGGCGTCGCCGGTCAGCGCCAGCCCATTAAGGCCGGCGATGAGGATCAGGTACATGGTGAAGAAGAGATACTCGCGTCCCGGCAGCTCGCGCTCAACGCTCGGCAGGGCGGAGCAAGTCGCAGTCATGGCGACCGCCGAGATGAGGAGCAACATCAGGGCGCCAAGGGGATCGACCACCAATTCGATGCCGTAGGGTGCCCGCCAGCCGCCGACCACATAGTGCAGCGTTCCCTCGCGTAAGATCCGGGCCAGAACGAAGAAGGCGCCAATGGTGGAGAAGGCCAGGGAGCCGAGCACGATGGGCGCTATCCAGGTGCGGGAGGAACGCCCCAGAATGTTGACGAAGAAGGCGGCCAGCAGAGGCACCGCCATAACGAAAACGTGCAGGTTCTGTCCGCTCATCGGCCGACCTTCTCCAGGATCTCGTCTTCCTCCAGTGTCCCATACTCGCGATAGATACGCAGGAGCATGGCGAGGGCGACGCCGGTAACGCTCACCCCGACGACGATGGCGGTCAGCATCAGCACGTGCGGCAGGGGGTTGACGATCGTGGCCGGGTCCACCCCGTACTTCAAAGCTGTATATTTGTCGAGGATCGGAATGGCCCCGCCCCGTTTCACCCCGGTGGAGACATAGAACAAGATGATGGCGGTCTGGAAAATGTTCAGCCCGATCAGCTTCTTTACCAGGTTGCGCTTGCCGATCATGGCGTAGAAGCCGATCATCATCAGCACCACGTAGATCCAGTAGTTGTACTTGGCGACGATCTCCGCCACGATCCCGTCCATCTCAGAGTCCCTCATCCATGTTGCCGGCTGAACCGAGATCCCAGAAAAGGGATACCATGATGCTCATGACCGCCAGGCCCACGCCCAGTTCGACGATGAATACCCCAAGCGAGCGCCATTCCGCCGCTTCCATGGGGATGAGGACGGTAAAGGCGGTGTAATCGAGGAAGAGCCCGCCAAGGATGGCAGTCAAGGCCGCGGTTCCACAGTAGATGAGCACGCCGATATTGCCGACAATGGCGTTGGCGCGCTCGGAAAAACGGCCAAAGGAGGCGTCCAGACCGAAGACCAAGGCGTACAGGATGAAGGAGGCGCCGAGGGCCACCCCCCCCTGGAAACCACCGCCGGGGCTGTAATGCCCGTGGGCGATGACGTAAAGGCCGAAGAGCTGGATGAAAGGGACCATCAGCCGCACCGACATCTGGGTGATAAGGCTTTCGCCGATCAACTTCCCGCCGCGGCGTTCCTGCACGACTTTCACGTTTTCGACCTCCGCAGCACGCTGATCACAACCAGGCCGGCGCAGTAGATGACCACCGTCTCGAACATGGTGTCGTAGCCGCGGTAATCGGCCACCACCGCGGTAACGATGTTGGGGACGTGCGTTTCCGGCACCGTCTGCTGGATATAGTAAGGGGAAAGGTGGCGGTTGGGAGGAGACTCCGGATCTCCCCAGGCGGCAAAATCCTGCGTGCCGTAGAGGAGGATTGCCCCGGTGACGAGGGTTGCCAAAAGGGCCAGCGCTTTCAATCCTTGCTCCTTCGCGTGGTGCGCAGAATGGCGCCGATGAACAACACGGTACTGACTCCGGCACCGACCGTGGCCTCGGTAAAGGCGACGTCGACCGCCCCCATTTCCGCCCACAGCAGGCACATAAGGAAGCTGTAGACGCCGAAGATGACGGTGGCCGAAAGCAGGTCCCGCACGGAGATTGCGGCCACCGCGCAGATTACGACCAGAACCAGAATGAGCAGATCCAGTTGCCAGGTCATTTGGTCTTCTTCTCCTTGGTCCAAGGTTGAACCCCGCGGCTCAGCGCCGCCTCGGTGAGGGCGTGCGTAGCGGTGGGACTGGCGACAAAGATGAAGCCGGCGATCGCCAGAATCTTGATGCTGACCAGGACGTTGGCCAGGGTCAGCGGCTGCAGGTTGTAGAGGGCGATCCCGAACAGGACCAGGACCGCCGCCAGCGAGTCGCATTTGCCGGCGGCCTGCATCCGGGTGTAGAAATCCGGCAGGCGCAGCACCCCCAGTACCCCGGCGGCGAAAAAGAAGAGCCCCAGCACGATCAGGACGACAGCAATAGTGGTCATGCCTGACCCCCTTCACTCTCGTCTTCCAGGTGGACCGCCTTGCGCCTGAGGAAATACTTGGTCGCGCCGAGAGTGGCGATGAAATTGAGCAGCGCGTAAGCGATGGCGATGTCAACGAACATGCCGACATTGTTGTAGAGCAGGCCGATCAGCAGCAGCAGCACGGTGGTCTTGGTGCCGATCATGTTGCCGCCGAGGATCCGGTCGAGGACCGTCGGTCCGCCGACCGCCCGCACCAGGCAGAGAAGCATCAGCAGCAGCAGGACCAGGCCGGCGGCGAGGAAGAAATTCGGCATCAGACGCTCCTCTCCAGTGCCCGGGCCACTCGCTGCTCCATCTCGCCGGGCAACGACTCGGCCGAGCTGCGGGTCAGGGCATAGACGGTGAATTCGTCATCGTCGATGCTGACGGTGATGGTGGCCGGGGTCAGGGTGATCGACTGGGCGAAGGTAACCTTGGAGATGGGACGTTTCAGGGTGGTTTTGAAACGGATCAGGGAGGGATCGATCAGGTCGAGCATCCTGGGATGGAGCACGACGTAGGCCACATGAAGATTGGCCAGAACGATTTCCTTGAACAGATAAGGGAGATAGAGGAGGATTCCGACCAGGTCGCGTGTCCAGGTGCGTGCTTCGCCTTCCTTGAAGAGCAGGTCATGGCTGAAATGGGCCACCAGCAGACAGGAGAGGACGCCCAGGGAAAGATGAAAGGCGTCGAACATCCCCGACATGACCACCCAGAAGACAAGCATGACCAAAAAAGTGGCAACCCTGGCCATCACCGCAACCCTCGCAAAATAGATTAAAACAACGCTTTATCCCGCCGCGGAACAGTGTGCACTCGAAACGAGCGCCGACAGCGGTTAAGCGAATGAAGCCTCCAGCAAAATCGGGACCGGGCCCGCATGGCAGAAATAAAACGCCCGAGTTTTTTAGCATGCCTTGCCGAAAGAGGTCAAGCAAATCCGGCACGGCCGGTAGCCCTTGCCTCGATGCCCCCGCTACCGTATAATCGGACGCGCTTCGGGCACTTGCGGCCTGTGATTTTTTCAGAACGTTATTTTACCGAATCGAAAGTGGGGTTCTGATGGAGCGGAAAATTTGTGCGGCGACGGTGCAGTTCAACATCAGCATGGGAGGAATCGACCAGAACCTGCAGAAGGCCCTGGCGGGGATTCGCCGGGTTCGGGAAAAGGATGCCCGGCTGGCCGTCCTGCCGGAGATGTGGAGCACCGGCTACGACTACAAGCGCCTGGCGGCGCTGGCCGAGGAAACGCCGCGGGTGATTGCCGCCCTAGGTCAACTTACTGCCGAACTGGAAATGGTGGTGGTCGGCAGCCTGCCGGAGAAGGTCGATGGGACCATCTATAACACCGCCTGGGTCATCGACCGCGGCAAAGTCGCCGGCAGCTACCGCAAGCTCCACCTCTTCTCCACCATGGGCGAAGACCGTTTTCTCGGCGCCGGCGACCGGACTCTGGTCGTCCCTACGTCGGTGGGCCGGCTCGGGGTCGCCATCTGCTACGATCTACGCTTTCCCGAACTGTTCCGTAAACTGGCCCTCGAAGGGGCCGAAATCCTCTGCCTCCCCGCCGAGTGGCCGAAACCACGGCAGGAGCATTGGCGCACCCTGCTGCGGGCGCGGGCGATCGAGAACCAGTTTTTCGTCGCTGCCGCCAATTGCTGCGGTCTCCAGGGGAAGCTCGATTTCTTCGGCATGAGCCTGCTGATCTCCCCCCGCGGCGAAATCCTGGCAGAAGGCGGCGAGAGCGAAACCGAGCTCACCGCCCTTTTCGATTTCGAGGAGATGGCCTCCTACCGCTTCCAGATTCCCTGCTTCCGCGACCGCCGTCCCGAGGTCTACGGTACCCTGCCCTGAAGTCACGCCCCTGTTGGACACGAAGGCCCCGTTGGCCAAGCCAGCGGGGCCTTCATCTGTTCTGACCAAAACCTGTTTTGAAAACATTCATGTTGGTGAGCGTCGACACGTCTCTTCGGGACTATCCCTGTCCCGATCTTTGCCGAAAGCTTCGCCACAGGGAAATCGCCAGAGTCAATAGAGTCAGAGGGATCACGAACCCGGTCATCGCCTGGGTGAGCATCGAAAGCCCGTGATGCTGCATCGCCGTCAGTGCTATAAAAAGGGTGTAGGCGAGATAATAACCGAGGAAAAGCCCCCCTTCCCAGCGGGCGATGCGGTAGCCGGCAAGAAAGATGGGGAGACAGGCGACCGCGACGGCAATCATGACCGGCAGGTCAAAGGTCAGGGCGGTTGGCGGAACGGGCACCCCTTCGGGGGTCAGGGCAGCCGTCAGGCCGAGCACCGACAGAATATTGAAGATATTGCTCCCCACCACGTTGCCGACGGCAATATCCCGTTGGCCGCGCAGGCTCGCCAGCACCGAGGTGGCCAGCTCGGGCAACGAGGTCCCCACCGCCACCACGGTCAGGCCGATCACCAGATCGCTCACCCCGAAGAACGTCGCCACCGACACCGCTCCGTCGACGAGCCATTTCGAGCCGACCCCCAGCAGCACCAGCCCCCCCAGTATCTGAAGGATCTGCGCCCCTCGTCCCGAACGGCCGCCGGCCGGCGGGGCCGCCTCCGGGGACGCCTGCTCGCGGAGCTCCCGCCGGCTGCGGCGCACGGTCCAGACGGTGTAAACGATGATGCCGGCGAAAAGCAGCCCGCCCTCCGCCCGGCCGATGGCGCCGTCCAGGGCGAAGAGCGTCAGCAGCAGCGACACGCCGATCATGATCGGTACCTCCAGGCGCACCACCTGACGGGAAACGACCAGGGGTGCAACCAAAGCCGAGAGGCCGAGGATCAGCAGCACGTTGCAGATGTTGCTCCCCACGACGTTGCCGAGGGCGATTCCGGCTTGACCGCTCTGTGCGGAGAGAACGCTGACCGCCAACTCGGGGGCACTGGTGCCGAAGGCCACCACCGTCAGGCCGACGACGAGAGGGGAGATTCCGCAGTCGGTTGCCAGTTGCGACGCCCCGCGGACCAGCAGTTCGGCGCCGCCGATCAGCAGCGCGAAGCCGGCCAGCAGCAGAATAGCCATCCAGAGGCTCATGGTCTTTCCTTTCCTGTCGCCCGCATCAACGG
This window of the Desulfuromonadales bacterium genome carries:
- a CDS encoding proton-conducting transporter membrane subunit codes for the protein MSGQNLHVFVMAVPLLAAFFVNILGRSSRTWIAPIVLGSLAFSTIGAFFVLARILREGTLHYVVGGWRAPYGIELVVDPLGALMLLLISAVAMTATCSALPSVERELPGREYLFFTMYLILIAGLNGLALTGDAFNLYVLLEITSITTYGLIGIGRGRAPLASFNYIIMGSIGACFYLLGVGYLYLLTGSLNMADIARILAGMPAGAALATAFAFILVGLWIKMGFFPLHGWLPNAYSLAPSGAGVMIAPLMTKVTVFLMIRVMFSIFSPEYEFVQHAGVQSLIVWAAALGIVCASALALAQRDLKRMLTYIIVAEVGYMVGGVWLANTQGMTGAILHIVNDALMTLCLFLAAAAIAYRTGSLEFGRLKGLYRRMPITMAAFTVGAFSMIGVPPTAGFFSKWYLLLGGIEAGQWGYVAALLFSSLVNAVLFFRIIEIAYFRTGEAGHGHGHDHGHAALQVEEAPLLMLAPVVLAALALIAVGFGSGPLVSGVIRMAIPGGF
- a CDS encoding cation:proton antiporter subunit C, producing MDGIVAEIVAKYNYWIYVVLMMIGFYAMIGKRNLVKKLIGLNIFQTAIILFYVSTGVKRGGAIPILDKYTALKYGVDPATIVNPLPHVLMLTAIVVGVSVTGVALAMLLRIYREYGTLEEDEILEKVGR
- a CDS encoding Na(+)/H(+) antiporter subunit B, translating into MKVVQERRGGKLIGESLITQMSVRLMVPFIQLFGLYVIAHGHYSPGGGFQGGVALGASFILYALVFGLDASFGRFSERANAIVGNIGVLIYCGTAALTAILGGLFLDYTAFTVLIPMEAAEWRSLGVFIVELGVGLAVMSIMVSLFWDLGSAGNMDEGL
- the mbhE gene encoding hydrogen gas-evolving membrane-bound hydrogenase subunit E; this translates as MKALALLATLVTGAILLYGTQDFAAWGDPESPPNRHLSPYYIQQTVPETHVPNIVTAVVADYRGYDTMFETVVIYCAGLVVISVLRRSKT
- a CDS encoding hydrogenase subunit MbhD domain-containing protein: MTWQLDLLILVLVVICAVAAISVRDLLSATVIFGVYSFLMCLLWAEMGAVDVAFTEATVGAGVSTVLFIGAILRTTRRSKD
- the mnhG gene encoding monovalent cation/H(+) antiporter subunit G, translated to MTTIAVVLIVLGLFFFAAGVLGVLRLPDFYTRMQAAGKCDSLAAVLVLFGIALYNLQPLTLANVLVSIKILAIAGFIFVASPTATHALTEAALSRGVQPWTKEKKTK
- a CDS encoding monovalent cation/H+ antiporter complex subunit F codes for the protein MPNFFLAAGLVLLLLMLLCLVRAVGGPTVLDRILGGNMIGTKTTVLLLLIGLLYNNVGMFVDIAIAYALLNFIATLGATKYFLRRKAVHLEDESEGGQA
- a CDS encoding Na+/H+ antiporter subunit E gives rise to the protein MARVATFLVMLVFWVVMSGMFDAFHLSLGVLSCLLVAHFSHDLLFKEGEARTWTRDLVGILLYLPYLFKEIVLANLHVAYVVLHPRMLDLIDPSLIRFKTTLKRPISKVTFAQSITLTPATITVSIDDDEFTVYALTRSSAESLPGEMEQRVARALERSV
- a CDS encoding carbon-nitrogen family hydrolase, with product MERKICAATVQFNISMGGIDQNLQKALAGIRRVREKDARLAVLPEMWSTGYDYKRLAALAEETPRVIAALGQLTAELEMVVVGSLPEKVDGTIYNTAWVIDRGKVAGSYRKLHLFSTMGEDRFLGAGDRTLVVPTSVGRLGVAICYDLRFPELFRKLALEGAEILCLPAEWPKPRQEHWRTLLRARAIENQFFVAAANCCGLQGKLDFFGMSLLISPRGEILAEGGESETELTALFDFEEMASYRFQIPCFRDRRPEVYGTLP
- a CDS encoding calcium/sodium antiporter, which translates into the protein MSLWMAILLLAGFALLIGGAELLVRGASQLATDCGISPLVVGLTVVAFGTSAPELAVSVLSAQSGQAGIALGNVVGSNICNVLLILGLSALVAPLVVSRQVVRLEVPIMIGVSLLLTLFALDGAIGRAEGGLLFAGIIVYTVWTVRRSRRELREQASPEAAPPAGGRSGRGAQILQILGGLVLLGVGSKWLVDGAVSVATFFGVSDLVIGLTVVAVGTSLPELATSVLASLRGQRDIAVGNVVGSNIFNILSVLGLTAALTPEGVPVPPTALTFDLPVMIAVAVACLPIFLAGYRIARWEGGLFLGYYLAYTLFIALTAMQHHGLSMLTQAMTGFVIPLTLLTLAISLWRSFRQRSGQG